A DNA window from Niabella yanshanensis contains the following coding sequences:
- a CDS encoding STAS domain-containing protein, translating to MDRIPILRMGRYLLVTIQVDLYDRLALDLESDLVKAVSANNSTGILIDISAVSIVDSFMGRIIGNIGTMASLLGAETVVVGMQPAVAITLVELGLDLKGVSTALNVEKGMALLDSKTGGASASHQNTNTDDDEIDRSE from the coding sequence ATGGATAGAATACCCATTTTACGGATGGGCAGGTATTTACTGGTAACCATCCAGGTAGATCTTTATGACCGTTTGGCGCTTGATCTCGAAAGCGACCTCGTAAAAGCGGTTAGTGCTAATAACTCAACTGGTATTCTTATAGATATATCGGCAGTGAGCATTGTCGATTCATTTATGGGTCGCATCATCGGAAATATAGGCACGATGGCATCACTGCTGGGAGCGGAAACAGTTGTGGTAGGCATGCAGCCCGCCGTGGCTATTACACTGGTAGAATTAGGGTTGGACCTGAAAGGCGTTTCAACCGCATTGAATGTAGAAAAAGGTATGGCATTGCTTGATTCAAAAACAGGCGGTGCATCGGCGTCGCATCAAAATACAAATACTGATGACGACGAGATTGATCGTTCTGAATAA
- a CDS encoding anti-sigma regulatory factor, whose amino-acid sequence MTTRLIVLNKDQVPVLKEQDVVVFRNRLKEAATKIKMGLVNQTKLITAASELVRNMLRYAGGGKVLLEIVSRGRDNGVRLTFADEGPGISDIGLAMKDGYSTQKSLGLGLPGAKRLVNEFDIQSEVGKGTSVTILKWANG is encoded by the coding sequence ATGACGACGAGATTGATCGTTCTGAATAAAGACCAGGTTCCGGTGTTGAAAGAGCAGGATGTAGTGGTCTTCAGGAACAGGTTGAAGGAAGCAGCAACTAAAATAAAAATGGGGCTGGTAAACCAAACCAAGCTGATCACTGCCGCCAGCGAATTAGTCCGTAATATGCTTCGATATGCCGGAGGGGGAAAAGTGCTGCTGGAAATCGTATCCCGCGGCCGTGATAATGGTGTGCGACTCACTTTCGCGGATGAAGGGCCGGGCATCTCGGACATTGGCCTGGCAATGAAGGACGGATACTCTACTCAAAAAAGCCTTGGCCTGGGATTGCCCGGTGCAAAACGCCTGGTTAATGAATTTGACATACAATCTGAAGTAGGTAAAGGTACTTCAGTCACCATATTAAAATGGGCAAATGGTTGA
- a CDS encoding SpoIIE family protein phosphatase, translated as MVDATHKFFNASDRSYFAIIKKEVHALALQHQFTEKRIAETDLIIAELTSNLGKYATGGYILLGWNEWLQGGYIEIISVDNGPGISDTGRVMFDGFSTSNTLGHGLGSIKRLSDFFDIYSLKGWGTIVVSRIFKTAQPITGLKTFPEIQPLVLAKQGETTSGDGFVLRKGDRSIKLMLADGLGHGPDANLAVNEAAKAFHNIASNSPVEIIRHMHSSVRKTRGLVAMICIADLVKKTVSFAGVGNISTKLFGVNQTVKSILCYNGIIGHNIPGTMNDNILPIDSFQELILCSDGIRSRWDTAKFTGINRCDPMIKAVALLKDFNRLTDDSSVVAIKFKR; from the coding sequence ATGGTTGATGCCACTCATAAATTCTTTAATGCTTCGGACAGAAGCTATTTTGCTATTATAAAAAAAGAAGTGCATGCCCTTGCATTGCAACACCAGTTCACCGAAAAGCGGATTGCCGAAACAGATCTTATTATTGCAGAGCTTACATCCAATTTGGGTAAATATGCTACAGGAGGATATATCTTGCTTGGCTGGAATGAATGGCTGCAGGGTGGATATATAGAGATTATTTCGGTTGATAACGGACCCGGTATCAGCGACACGGGCCGTGTTATGTTCGACGGATTTTCAACTTCGAATACCCTCGGACATGGACTGGGAAGTATTAAACGGCTCTCCGACTTCTTCGACATATATTCTCTGAAAGGTTGGGGAACCATCGTAGTAAGTCGTATTTTTAAAACTGCTCAGCCTATAACAGGCCTGAAAACATTCCCGGAAATTCAACCACTTGTACTGGCCAAACAGGGTGAAACTACATCGGGTGATGGTTTTGTACTCCGTAAAGGAGACCGGTCTATTAAATTGATGCTGGCCGACGGCCTGGGTCACGGACCCGATGCTAATCTGGCTGTTAACGAAGCTGCCAAAGCTTTTCATAATATAGCGTCCAATTCACCGGTTGAGATCATCAGGCATATGCACAGCTCTGTCCGCAAGACACGCGGGCTGGTTGCTATGATATGCATTGCCGATCTTGTAAAAAAAACGGTGTCCTTTGCCGGTGTGGGAAATATCAGCACCAAGCTGTTCGGCGTCAACCAAACAGTCAAAAGTATCTTATGCTATAACGGGATTATCGGGCATAATATACCGGGCACGATGAATGACAATATCCTGCCCATAGATTCTTTCCAGGAGCTGATTTTATGTTCCGACGGAATCCGGTCAAGATGGGATACGGCGAAATTCACCGGCATAAATCGTTGCGACCCGATGATAAAAGCAGTAGCGCTTCTTAAAGACTTCAACCGGCTCACAGACGATAGTTCTGTAGTAGCCATAAAATTTAAAAGATGA
- a CDS encoding sensor histidine kinase — MTTLGSTTLENEMDLTLAYKKSILVADKLGLTAATQTAFATAVSEVCRDVIDKATDGLLIIGTAPEEGRFALEAIITYNPTDKIPHPNPGYEYAKKLVPVFNKGFEDGKERVTLSLTMPRSLNLSDKKIQQLQTDLLGASPINSYEEVKLRNSELQQANLQHELELVSIKYLNEQKKEFLSIASHEINGPLTVAHSMAQIALKLDPKTNPALTGYLQRLHLHTTKLVRLTRQLLDISRMETGNFNYEREVITAPLFFDEVIENLKLLCPDHHIAPSLSLDLALLNIDKIKIEQVFNNVVGNAAKYSDPGTTITIHANCTAEQLVVTVRDQGIGMSEDTLSRVFSKFYRGKNERSKFSGLGMGLYVTARIIEDHNGSLTASSVPGEGSAFTFRLPLHQA; from the coding sequence ATGACAACCCTGGGCAGTACTACATTGGAAAATGAAATGGACCTGACATTGGCCTATAAGAAGTCCATATTGGTTGCTGATAAACTTGGGCTTACCGCTGCCACCCAAACTGCGTTCGCTACAGCAGTCTCTGAGGTTTGCAGAGATGTCATCGATAAAGCTACAGATGGACTGCTAATCATTGGCACTGCGCCAGAGGAAGGCAGGTTTGCACTGGAGGCTATTATCACTTATAACCCCACTGATAAAATACCGCATCCTAATCCTGGCTACGAATATGCCAAGAAGCTGGTTCCCGTTTTTAACAAGGGTTTCGAAGATGGGAAGGAGCGTGTTACACTGAGCCTTACTATGCCGAGGTCGTTGAACCTGAGTGATAAAAAAATTCAGCAACTGCAAACAGATCTTCTTGGGGCTTCCCCCATTAATTCTTACGAGGAAGTAAAGCTCCGCAACAGTGAGCTACAGCAGGCTAACCTGCAGCACGAATTGGAGCTGGTCAGCATTAAGTATCTGAACGAACAAAAGAAAGAATTTCTTTCCATAGCCAGTCACGAGATCAATGGGCCGCTTACGGTAGCGCATTCCATGGCACAGATCGCATTGAAGCTGGATCCAAAGACCAACCCCGCATTAACAGGATATCTTCAAAGGCTTCATTTACATACTACCAAGCTGGTACGGCTTACCCGGCAATTACTGGATATCTCCCGGATGGAAACAGGCAACTTCAACTATGAGCGGGAAGTCATAACCGCCCCCCTTTTTTTTGACGAGGTGATCGAAAATCTTAAATTGTTATGTCCTGATCACCATATCGCCCCTTCCCTTTCTTTAGACCTGGCGCTGTTGAATATTGACAAGATCAAAATTGAACAGGTTTTCAATAATGTAGTGGGGAATGCTGCCAAGTACTCCGATCCGGGCACTACTATCACTATTCATGCCAACTGTACCGCAGAGCAATTAGTAGTAACTGTTAGGGATCAGGGTATCGGTATGTCTGAGGACACGCTTTCCAGGGTTTTCAGCAAATTTTACAGAGGGAAAAATGAACGAAGCAAATTTAGTGGACTGGGTATGGGATTGTATGTTACCGCCAGGATCATAGAAGATCACAATGGCTCATTGACTGCCAGCAGTGTGCCCGGAGAGGGGTCTGCATTTACATTCAGGCTTCCGCTACACCAGGCTTAG
- a CDS encoding DNA-3-methyladenine glycosylase: MKKLDKTYYSNQDVLFLAKDLLGKVLVTRINGEVTSGIITETEAYAGVTDKASHAYGGRRTNRTEIMYQAGGVSYVYLCYGIHYLFNVVTFIKDEPHAILIRAVEPLAGKDIIEKRRNRSIDKASVSAGPGSVSKALGIDLSLNAKDLTGQEIWIEDHGFLFNDNEIVATPRVGVDYAGDHALLPWRFFVRGNRYISKPNKV, encoded by the coding sequence TTGAAAAAGCTTGATAAAACCTATTACAGCAACCAGGATGTGCTGTTCCTGGCCAAAGACCTGCTCGGTAAAGTGTTGGTGACCCGGATCAATGGAGAGGTGACATCAGGCATCATCACAGAGACGGAAGCCTATGCCGGAGTGACCGATAAGGCCTCCCATGCTTATGGAGGCAGGCGCACGAACCGAACAGAGATCATGTATCAGGCGGGAGGCGTTTCCTATGTTTATCTTTGTTATGGTATACATTATTTGTTTAATGTGGTTACTTTTATCAAAGATGAGCCTCATGCCATATTGATAAGAGCAGTGGAACCTTTGGCGGGTAAGGATATCATTGAAAAGCGGCGCAACCGGAGCATTGATAAGGCCTCTGTTTCTGCCGGTCCGGGCTCGGTAAGTAAGGCGCTTGGAATTGATCTGAGTTTGAATGCAAAGGATTTAACCGGCCAGGAAATATGGATAGAGGATCATGGTTTTCTATTTAATGATAATGAAATAGTGGCCACGCCCCGTGTGGGTGTAGATTATGCCGGCGACCACGCGCTGCTGCCCTGGCGTTTTTTTGTAAGGGGAAATCGATATATAAGTAAGCCTAATAAAGTCTAG
- the gloA2 gene encoding SMU1112c/YaeR family gloxylase I-like metalloprotein — MKIEKLHHIAIICSDYERSKKFYTEVLGFTIEQEVFRAERNSHKLDLSLNGQYLIELFSFPDPPERLTRPEATGLRHIAFSVTNIADTVKYLQSKNITPEPVRTDEFTGKKFTFFTDPDLLPIEVYEL; from the coding sequence ATGAAAATTGAAAAACTGCACCATATCGCCATTATTTGTTCGGACTATGAAAGGTCTAAAAAATTCTATACAGAAGTGCTTGGATTTACAATTGAACAAGAAGTTTTCAGAGCTGAAAGAAATTCTCATAAATTAGATCTTTCGCTGAACGGCCAATACTTAATTGAACTTTTCAGCTTTCCCGATCCGCCTGAAAGGCTAACCCGGCCTGAAGCCACCGGGCTAAGGCATATCGCCTTTAGCGTCACGAACATCGCTGATACCGTTAAATATCTGCAATCAAAGAACATTACACCCGAGCCGGTTCGCACAGATGAATTTACCGGTAAAAAATTTACTTTTTTTACGGATCCCGACCTGTTACCGATAGAAGTTTACGAATTATAG
- a CDS encoding sugar phosphate isomerase/epimerase family protein, translating into MTRHKPLTFKLILCHILILCYLFSFGQKPDSKFSGVQMGVITYSYRTMPGKLEQVLDHIVRSGISATELMGDPVEVYLGKPADPKQVAAWRTSVSLDGFKKVKKMFNDAGVSIYAFKPNALGPDNTDEEIEYALKAAKALGAKSVTVELPKDPKQSERLGKLAAKHKVYVSYHNHLQGNDQAWVTALAQSPYNAINLDCGHYIAAGGNNTRESLLAFIKANHKRITSMHLKDRKNKENGGANLPWGQGDTPIDEILNLLKSMRYQIPVSVELEYPIPPASDAVKEVQKCVGYSENVLSVK; encoded by the coding sequence ATGACGCGTCATAAACCCCTTACCTTCAAGCTTATTTTATGTCATATACTGATTCTATGCTATCTTTTTAGTTTTGGCCAGAAACCTGATTCTAAATTTTCAGGTGTCCAGATGGGGGTGATCACTTACTCTTACCGCACTATGCCCGGTAAACTTGAACAGGTACTAGATCATATTGTAAGAAGTGGCATCAGCGCCACGGAATTAATGGGTGACCCTGTGGAAGTTTACCTGGGAAAACCTGCGGACCCCAAACAGGTAGCAGCATGGAGAACCTCTGTATCTTTGGACGGGTTTAAAAAAGTAAAAAAAATGTTTAATGATGCAGGTGTTAGCATTTATGCTTTTAAGCCCAATGCGCTCGGACCTGATAACACTGATGAAGAAATTGAATATGCTTTAAAAGCAGCAAAAGCACTGGGCGCAAAGTCTGTTACAGTAGAGCTACCTAAAGACCCTAAACAATCAGAAAGATTAGGGAAGCTTGCGGCTAAGCACAAGGTATATGTATCTTATCATAACCACCTACAGGGTAATGACCAGGCCTGGGTAACGGCATTGGCCCAATCTCCCTACAATGCCATCAACCTGGACTGCGGCCACTATATTGCCGCGGGGGGCAATAATACCAGGGAAAGCTTACTGGCATTCATAAAGGCAAATCACAAACGGATCACCTCTATGCATCTGAAAGACAGGAAAAATAAAGAAAACGGAGGCGCTAATTTACCCTGGGGGCAGGGTGATACACCTATTGACGAAATTCTAAACCTGCTTAAATCCATGCGCTACCAGATCCCCGTAAGCGTTGAACTTGAATACCCCATCCCGCCTGCTTCTGATGCAGTAAAAGAGGTTCAAAAATGTGTCGGATATTCTGAGAACGTACTTTCTGTAAAATAA
- a CDS encoding RagB/SusD family nutrient uptake outer membrane protein: MKKYIIALAIAIISLSGCEKFLDKRDPTATSFDEFFTTEEDIRRVVYSSFLDAFTHPTERRLLFYMMEGRSDNAYARIETDHHMIIANGNLTSNSRASEYYWTLFMKHIGRINTYLKNIDIPYVENPSTRQRYKAILEGLRIWHYFRTTYYWGDIPFVLVPVNLEESTPPLTSQAEVLDQLFEMSEDVASRLPEDEGTTNVYMFNKYSFKSVVMRYALYFGRYELAARLAREIIDSKKYQLNAKYGDLFTYKADKTNKEFIVKFDMESHANSATQSFEHLAPQYRTGRGQSYCVPTKALVDAYWTAQGRPIDQCPLHTKQEYELNPKLNRDPRLSVSIFGNGDLLNNEKIDVYDSKSIFYYQNLRSSRTGYWFKKYVDEADLFRTGGNMHFGLTRYAEVLLTYAEAKIMLDDVDDLAKSCINQVRQRAGLDMTIADVTLGSKTRQEWIALLRNERRIEFAGEGVRYDDLLRWKIAEVALNQPVLGHTRMLNGNMESLKVEDRRFLNHQYKWPFHESSLSTEPNLIQNPGY, from the coding sequence ATGAAAAAATACATAATAGCGCTAGCAATTGCTATCATTTCTTTATCGGGATGCGAAAAATTTTTGGACAAGAGAGATCCAACTGCTACTTCTTTTGACGAGTTTTTTACTACAGAAGAAGATATACGACGGGTGGTATATAGTAGTTTTTTAGATGCGTTTACGCATCCCACCGAACGCAGACTATTGTTTTATATGATGGAGGGCAGGAGTGATAATGCGTATGCCAGGATCGAAACGGATCATCACATGATCATCGCCAACGGAAACCTCACCAGCAATAGCCGCGCCTCTGAATATTACTGGACGCTCTTTATGAAACATATAGGCCGTATCAATACCTACCTGAAAAATATTGATATACCTTATGTAGAGAATCCGTCTACCCGCCAAAGGTATAAGGCGATACTGGAAGGGTTGCGGATATGGCACTATTTCCGCACTACCTATTATTGGGGCGATATACCATTTGTTTTAGTGCCTGTAAACTTAGAAGAATCAACGCCTCCATTGACATCGCAGGCGGAGGTGTTGGATCAGTTATTTGAAATGAGCGAGGATGTGGCCAGCCGGCTACCTGAAGATGAAGGAACCACTAATGTTTATATGTTCAATAAATACTCTTTTAAATCTGTTGTAATGCGCTATGCCCTGTATTTTGGACGCTACGAGCTGGCAGCACGTTTGGCCAGAGAAATTATCGACAGTAAGAAATACCAGCTGAATGCAAAATATGGAGACTTGTTTACCTATAAAGCAGATAAAACGAATAAAGAGTTTATTGTTAAGTTCGACATGGAAAGCCATGCTAACTCGGCTACTCAATCGTTTGAGCACCTGGCGCCCCAATACCGTACCGGCAGAGGTCAATCGTACTGTGTACCTACAAAAGCCCTGGTAGATGCTTACTGGACGGCGCAGGGAAGACCCATTGATCAATGCCCGCTGCATACCAAACAAGAGTACGAGTTAAATCCAAAACTGAATCGTGATCCACGCCTGTCAGTAAGCATTTTTGGTAATGGAGACTTGCTGAATAATGAAAAAATTGATGTATACGATTCCAAAAGTATTTTTTACTACCAAAACCTGCGCAGCAGCCGTACCGGTTACTGGTTTAAAAAATATGTTGATGAAGCAGATCTGTTTCGTACCGGGGGAAATATGCATTTTGGTCTGACCCGTTATGCCGAGGTATTGCTTACCTACGCTGAAGCCAAAATTATGTTGGATGATGTAGACGATTTAGCTAAAAGCTGTATTAACCAGGTGCGTCAGCGCGCGGGTCTTGATATGACTATTGCGGATGTAACGCTGGGCAGTAAAACCAGGCAGGAATGGATCGCATTATTACGTAATGAGAGACGTATTGAATTTGCCGGAGAGGGTGTAAGATATGATGATCTGCTAAGATGGAAGATCGCTGAAGTGGCGCTTAATCAACCCGTGCTGGGCCATACCCGCATGCTGAATGGTAATATGGAAAGCCTTAAAGTGGAAGACCGCAGGTTTTTAAATCATCAATACAAGTGGCCTTTCCATGAAAGTAGCTTATCTACCGAACCCAATTTAATTCAGAATCCTGGCTACTGA
- a CDS encoding SusC/RagA family TonB-linked outer membrane protein codes for MKGTFIAIILIAMSVTQLYAQTIKGTVRDNKGAPLSGISILVKGSNIGTSTNADGAYTLTLSETAKAGTLIFSGIGYKQTDISINNRTEINVILEANDVGLEEVVVMGFSEVDRKHIASSVSQMDMEKIKNRPIFKMQDAFSGTIPGVTMMRGSSLPGSVPGTISIRGISTLGAADPLVIVDGMEQSIHDIDPNQVKSITVLKDAASASMYGSRGANGVIIIETDRGQTGQFKVYTNNWYALNKPIDLPKFVGGAEFMKLRNETLLHQGQPAVYSQEEITRFESGERKDVNWLDEIMQRNSTALNNNVSVSGGGGVGTFNLMLGHIKENGLNDIEGTQKFSARFNTNINIADKFVLMADFYAHRLQVDRLMANDDGHGLYKLAWRMNPTQAVFYDVDRPDPYILHNNINPVASITRGGIQNNMYDRSTINLRPKYNISRNLNIEANVSYMINKSAEKLERKTFKFFDENNAPVTIWTNSVSATQGVSESQLTARALINYNKKLRKDKDKIYLTAGSEVMNYTYTDYREISKSSFFGKLNYSFDNRYILELTGRSDGSSKFAPGHRWGFFPSGGFAWNVHNETFFTGLLESGAITNLKLRASYGLIGNENVGPYLWQESVNNYGWMIRVPNPEFSWEKQKQWNLGLDLTALNDRLSFTAEVYRKMSYDLIYDQFSVPPLTGSNTLVSAVNIGSVENKGWELSANWSDKAGDFSYKIGGMLFDNRNKMLKAGYTDMDSLIFKGNNDRIWYKGIPINNYYGFETDGFFQTREEIDATAAKMPNTLPGDIRYVDQNGDGLINDQDRVYLADPLPHFNYAINLDLHYKSWDFSALGQGIGKRTGRLMGQEAYPVYVDGNSNNLGAPRVEYVASHWSPENPDSRFPRLWTGPTSNTLLSDVWLSNAAFFRVKSLQLGYTFPKIGRSFKNFRIYLNAQDVFTITKWEGLDPERIDVDSPGTNDGNGNYPRMATYSFGISTSIY; via the coding sequence ATGAAAGGAACATTTATTGCGATCATCCTGATTGCAATGTCGGTAACTCAATTGTATGCTCAAACCATCAAAGGTACGGTGCGTGACAACAAGGGCGCTCCGCTATCTGGTATCAGTATTCTGGTTAAAGGTTCAAATATCGGTACCTCAACAAATGCTGATGGTGCTTATACGCTAACCCTATCGGAGACTGCAAAGGCCGGGACACTTATTTTTTCGGGCATCGGCTACAAGCAAACTGATATATCGATCAACAACAGAACAGAAATTAATGTGATTCTGGAGGCCAACGATGTGGGTTTGGAAGAGGTAGTAGTAATGGGGTTTTCGGAAGTAGATCGGAAACATATTGCTTCTTCGGTTTCACAAATGGATATGGAAAAAATTAAGAATCGACCCATATTCAAAATGCAGGATGCTTTTTCTGGCACTATTCCGGGCGTTACCATGATGCGGGGAAGCAGTCTGCCCGGAAGTGTGCCGGGCACTATTTCCATCCGCGGTATCAGTACTTTGGGGGCGGCCGATCCTTTGGTAATAGTAGATGGTATGGAGCAAAGTATTCACGATATTGATCCTAACCAGGTAAAAAGCATCACCGTTTTAAAAGATGCTGCTTCCGCTTCTATGTACGGATCCCGCGGAGCCAATGGTGTTATTATTATTGAAACGGATCGTGGCCAAACCGGGCAGTTTAAAGTATATACCAATAACTGGTATGCCTTGAACAAGCCCATTGACCTGCCGAAGTTTGTGGGCGGCGCCGAGTTTATGAAATTACGTAATGAGACACTATTGCATCAGGGACAGCCTGCCGTGTACTCGCAGGAGGAAATTACCCGGTTTGAAAGCGGGGAGCGGAAGGATGTTAACTGGTTGGATGAAATAATGCAGCGTAATTCTACAGCTTTAAATAATAATGTCAGCGTGTCGGGCGGGGGTGGCGTAGGTACATTTAATCTAATGCTGGGGCATATTAAAGAGAATGGCTTGAACGATATTGAAGGTACTCAAAAATTCTCTGCACGTTTTAATACCAATATCAATATTGCAGATAAGTTTGTTCTGATGGCCGATTTTTATGCCCACAGGCTGCAGGTAGATCGCTTAATGGCTAACGATGATGGTCACGGGCTCTATAAGCTGGCCTGGCGAATGAACCCTACACAAGCTGTATTTTATGATGTAGACCGCCCGGATCCCTATATTCTTCATAATAATATCAACCCCGTAGCTTCTATTACCCGTGGCGGTATTCAGAATAATATGTACGATCGCAGCACCATTAACCTGCGTCCCAAATATAATATCAGCAGGAACCTGAATATTGAAGCCAATGTATCCTATATGATCAATAAATCTGCTGAAAAACTCGAACGGAAGACTTTTAAATTTTTTGATGAAAATAATGCACCGGTAACTATATGGACTAATTCGGTATCGGCTACACAAGGCGTTAGCGAGAGTCAATTGACTGCCCGGGCATTGATCAATTATAATAAAAAATTGCGGAAGGATAAGGATAAGATCTATTTAACTGCCGGATCTGAGGTAATGAACTATACTTATACAGATTACAGGGAGATTAGCAAATCCTCTTTTTTTGGTAAGCTGAATTACTCATTCGACAACAGGTATATTCTTGAGTTGACAGGCCGCTCGGATGGAAGCTCGAAATTTGCACCGGGACATCGGTGGGGCTTTTTTCCTTCCGGGGGCTTTGCCTGGAATGTACATAACGAAACTTTTTTTACGGGGCTGTTAGAGAGCGGCGCCATCACCAATCTGAAATTGAGGGCTTCTTATGGATTAATAGGTAATGAAAATGTCGGACCTTATCTATGGCAGGAGTCAGTGAATAACTATGGCTGGATGATCAGGGTGCCTAATCCCGAATTTTCATGGGAGAAGCAAAAACAGTGGAACCTTGGCTTAGACCTTACTGCGCTTAACGACCGGCTGAGTTTTACAGCAGAAGTGTATCGCAAAATGTCTTATGACCTGATCTATGACCAGTTTTCTGTACCTCCGCTAACCGGTTCCAATACGTTGGTATCTGCTGTTAATATCGGCTCGGTAGAAAACAAGGGCTGGGAGCTATCTGCGAACTGGTCTGACAAGGCGGGAGATTTTTCTTATAAGATCGGAGGTATGCTTTTCGATAACCGGAACAAAATGCTAAAAGCCGGGTACACCGATATGGATAGCCTTATTTTTAAAGGCAACAATGATCGTATATGGTATAAAGGTATTCCGATCAACAATTATTATGGTTTTGAAACCGATGGTTTCTTTCAAACCCGTGAAGAAATTGATGCTACAGCGGCAAAAATGCCCAATACCTTGCCCGGTGATATCCGTTATGTAGACCAGAACGGGGACGGGCTTATCAATGACCAGGATCGGGTTTACCTGGCAGACCCGTTGCCTCATTTTAATTATGCGATCAATTTGGATCTGCATTATAAAAGCTGGGACTTCTCTGCATTGGGACAGGGAATTGGAAAACGTACGGGCCGTTTGATGGGGCAGGAGGCTTACCCTGTTTATGTAGATGGAAACAGTAATAACTTAGGTGCTCCCAGGGTCGAATATGTAGCCAGTCACTGGTCGCCTGAAAACCCCGATAGCCGTTTTCCGAGGCTTTGGACCGGCCCTACTTCTAATACCTTGCTAAGTGACGTATGGTTAAGCAACGCTGCTTTCTTCCGGGTAAAGTCACTGCAATTAGGCTACACCTTCCCGAAGATTGGCAGAAGCTTCAAAAATTTCAGGATATACCTGAACGCGCAGGACGTATTTACCATAACAAAGTGGGAGGGGTTAGATCCTGAGCGCATTGATGTGGACAGCCCGGGAACTAACGACGGGAATGGTAATTATCCGCGCATGGCAACTTACAGTTTTGGAATCAGCACAAGTATCTATTAA
- a CDS encoding C1 family peptidase, whose protein sequence is MRKNLFFLLPVLLWACHHKADQPDTPKLPESKYIFTPVAEMPVLPVTDQCSSGTCWSFSTASFLETEIVRIKGEKIKLSEMYFVRGAYLLKAQNYILRQGTARFTEGGLNHDPVISASVFGLLPESGYTGLINGQTRHNHFKMFEELEDSVKRYANPSNKLGTAWKQTVPHILDKYMGSVPDSFRYNNNMYTAKSFLAYTNLNPADYITITSFSNVPFFKPFVLSIPANWANQQYLNLPLDEFIANINHAIHTGYSLALDIDGTEPTFPSEQGVTLLPNDTANNRLILTEYRPEKQVTQQMRQDAFENFQTTDDHLMHITGLVQDQNGHLYYKCKNSWGPGAGRNGYMYLSTAYIRMKGISVLLHKKGLADTTRLKLSL, encoded by the coding sequence ATGCGCAAGAACCTCTTTTTTTTACTACCCGTCCTACTTTGGGCCTGCCATCATAAAGCAGATCAGCCAGACACACCGAAGTTACCTGAGAGCAAATACATTTTTACCCCCGTAGCAGAAATGCCCGTATTGCCGGTTACGGATCAATGCAGTTCCGGCACTTGCTGGAGTTTCTCAACAGCCTCGTTCCTGGAAACGGAGATTGTGCGTATTAAAGGCGAAAAGATAAAGCTGTCCGAAATGTATTTTGTCCGGGGTGCTTATCTTTTGAAAGCTCAGAATTATATACTACGGCAGGGAACAGCCCGCTTTACCGAGGGCGGCCTCAATCATGATCCGGTTATAAGCGCTTCAGTCTTTGGACTGCTTCCTGAATCCGGTTACACCGGCCTGATCAATGGCCAGACGCGGCATAACCACTTTAAAATGTTTGAAGAATTGGAAGATTCTGTAAAAAGATATGCGAATCCCTCCAATAAGCTGGGAACAGCATGGAAACAGACGGTACCACATATTTTAGATAAATATATGGGGAGCGTACCCGATTCGTTTCGCTATAACAATAACATGTATACTGCAAAAAGCTTCCTGGCCTATACGAATTTGAACCCTGCCGATTACATCACGATCACCTCGTTTTCAAATGTTCCTTTTTTCAAGCCATTTGTATTAAGTATACCCGCAAACTGGGCCAACCAGCAGTACCTGAATCTTCCGCTGGATGAATTTATCGCCAACATCAACCATGCGATTCATACAGGTTATTCTTTAGCATTGGATATAGATGGCACGGAACCCACATTTCCTTCCGAACAGGGGGTCACTTTGCTTCCTAATGATACCGCAAATAACCGACTTATACTTACTGAATACAGGCCCGAAAAACAGGTAACTCAGCAAATGCGGCAGGACGCCTTTGAAAATTTTCAAACCACCGATGATCACCTGATGCACATTACGGGTCTTGTTCAGGATCAGAACGGGCATCTTTATTATAAATGTAAAAACTCCTGGGGGCCCGGAGCCGGCAGGAATGGCTATATGTATCTTAGCACTGCCTATATAAGAATGAAAGGGATTTCGGTATTACTGCATAAAAAAGGGTTGGCAGATACTACCCGTTTGAAGTTGTCTTTGTAA